The Micropterus dolomieu isolate WLL.071019.BEF.003 ecotype Adirondacks unplaced genomic scaffold, ASM2129224v1 contig_1167, whole genome shotgun sequence DNA segment ACCGACAGGCGGTACGCCCGGCTGCGGAGCGTCAAATCCGGCTGCGGGAGCTCCTGGAGCTCCGGGCTCTCCCAGCGGCTCATCGATGTGCGGTGACCGCTCCCCGTGGTGCAGGTTGCGGCTGCCCGGGATGTCCGGCGGCGTGGTGACCCAGTGGTGATGCTGCAGCTCCGCGGGGCCTCCGGCGCTCCGGACCGGGTAGCTCGCTCCGTACAGCGGGTCGTCGCGGCCGCGGTAGCCGAGCCCGTCGAAGCTGTCCGGCCTTCTGGAGGCCATCAGAGGGTCGGTGCTGGGACAAGGTGCGCGAGGAGCGTCACTGAGATCCGGTTAACGGAAATCACAGGTCAGCCAACCGGACACATTCACGTCCCGGTAAAATAACAGGAGAAACGGTTCACAGGAGGAAAAACCGGCCCTGATTGATCTGACCCGCAGAAAACAACATCCACCTGTCAGCCCAACACCCGGAagttattcttcttcttcatttccGGGAGCCCGGAGGTGTTCGTCTCATTGCTGCCTCCTGCAGGTCGGAGGGAACCGGGACCGGGACCGTGATCGTGATCCAGCTCTGGTGTCAGCCTGACTCAGGTCTAAGTAAAGCAGGAGGTCAGTGCAGCTGGTGTGACTGGATCAGCCTGGAGACGACGCTCTGCAGCAGCATCTCCGCCCGGCTGCCCACAACAATCTGACCGGACTGGAAATCTAATCTTGTTCCTTGGATTCAGGaatcaaatacaataaaacttaaaataatatatatcagtagtttttatttatatttggaCTTGACTTCAGATAATTAACCTTTCAGTGCAGTGAGCATGAAAACAATCCCCCACACAGCTGTTAATATCAAACTAACTAATGTATTTACTGATCACCATCAGAGGAGTTCCTAACATGTGGATCAGGTCCAGTCAGATCCGCCTCCTGAAAGATAGAATCTCCTCCCTTTACAGAATAAAGAACTGAACGCTCTTTATTTCGTTACCTATTGGACATTCAGCCGTTTTATGATTTACAACACATGTTCACAAACCCCGTGTGTTTGTGAACATGTGTATCAGTCtgtttttatgcatttgttGAGTCTGACTGTGTAAAGCAAAGGAAggaaatgtttgtctttatctgtttcctgtctctttaaatAACAGTGACTCCCGCTGGCTGATCTACCTGATGTTCTTTCATTAAACGGCCTGCACCGGGATCTGTGGGCTGCTGGTCCCTGGTCTGGTTAAATgaagcagagctgcaggctCGTGGACCTGATCCACACCGGCACGCTGCTTTCTCCCGATCACTGTCTGGATATAAAAACAATCTGTGCTTCTGGACAGTAACGGCAGTTTGTGTCTCTTATActttaataacaacaacaggaaTTATTTGAGTGATTAGAAACGACAGAACGTCTGTAAGCCTGAATAGTTTATGTTGCAGTTCATTTATACACAACAAGTTTCAAGCTGCGTCCCAATACTTTTgtccatatatatatacacatatataatgATAATCCAGCTCAGCCTGTCTCACACTGACCCTTCAGGGCCTCCGTAGATCAGTTTCCTGTAATTTCCTCTATGAAGGCGAAGAGACGTCGAGTTTTCTTCATAAActttattctgtgtttttttcaacGATTACAGCAAttgtgacatttaaaacatttattctgcTAAAACAGTTTCCTTCAGACATCAAGACTCAACTTCATTCTTCATCAGAGACGATCAGATTCACACGGACAGGACGTCCAACACAGACGCTTTCCTTCACCGTCACTCAACAGTTTCGGCTATAAAATGTCCAGTAAATGAAATCTGTCCCTGCAACCTGATTGGTCCGGTTCGTAAACTCCGCCTACCTCACAGAGtgaatctttaaaaacaacaaaaccaatAATCACAATAAATCACATCTGTAGACATCAGATCTGACATCAGGAGCCAATCAGACGCCTCCTGACATCAGATCTGTCGCTGGCTCCTCGCACAGATACACAAAGACACGAGAGATTTCAAGTTGTCCTGAAGTGAAACCGGCGGCGCCTCCACGCCGACGTGTTCAAAGACTGGCCTCCAGAGTCAGCAGGACGCTCGCCGGCCACGTTAAGGCAGCAGGTGTCGGGTTTAAGGCCGACGGCGGCaacaggaaacagctgatctCAAAATATAAACGGGTTCATTTAACTGAAGAAGCATCTCCAGGTTTCATGATCGCATAATTACAATCTAATGTTCTGTGAAACATCGGAGCTCTGATTGGCCGGCTCACGGACCAATAGGAGTTCTccaacaggaaaaaaagacgCTCTGAACACCTTTATTTTGAAACCTTTGAAAaccatttttataaaaattaatACTTTGTTGGAAAATTCGATGTTCACAGGAGctgatttctttattttaaagagaAACATGTAAACGTCATATTTCATACGTTCAGTAAAATCTAAAGATCTTTAATTGATGAAGCGGCTCGTCAGCTGATTCACGTCgaccatatttatttaataaatgcaGAATCTGTTTctaaagtgttattttaatgtgaaacatctaCGACCGAATATATTATcttctaaataaatgtttaaatacagGTTTACGATTGGTCGCTCTTCTAACGAGCTGCTAACGATGCTAACTAAAAGCGTGGGTGAGCTACGTATGCTAACATTTTTGCTAGTAGCAGCTGGCACTAACCTTCCAGTTGTCATGGCACTAAAAAAACGTGAGATGTGATTTGGCCAATCAGAAACCTCTGAGGGTGATCCgagctgtgattggctggctCGCTCACCGGCAGGAGTTCacaaaaaaccaaaacattgtCATTTTCTGCAAAACGAGGATTTATTGATCGCTAACTTCAGACGTTAGTGTGCATGTTAGCGACATCTGTAGTTTAGTGTCTCGTTTTATGAACTACATTTGTAGTTCCAGGTCGGCTAGCGTGCTAACACAGAGTCTAAGTGTTAGAGTTTTATTGATTGTGATCAGCAGAAATCAAACCTCCCGACGCGATGCTAACTAGCACGCTTGGCTAATGGCAGTGCTCGGTGATGTCGACGACCACCGCCTTCCGCCAGCTGAACAGGAAGTAACCCATGCCGGCGCCGGCTGCCACGGCGATGCAGAGGTAGGCGTTGTAGGTCATGAAGACGAGCATCAGGAAATAGCTGACAACCACCTGAACGATGTGCAACAGGGTCTGCAGGAAGTGGGCGGGGCTTAGCATCCGCTGCCTGCGAGGACGAGAGGAGGTGGTTAGCATTTTACAtgatgctaatgttagctttacGTTTAGCATTAGCACTATTACTCATAAAGACACTTTAATCAATATAAACAGAGTATAATGTAGCTGGAATGAATAATAAAGTGTGTCGTCACAGAACAAATAATGCTAACAGTACGCTGACAGTAATCAAGCTAATAATTGTACCGTGAGGCTAAACAAATTTGTAGCAATGTTAGCATTAGTTTTCATTGTGTTGTTGGTGTTAGCATTGCAACATGTTTACATATACACGCTGTtgcattagcattatagctaatATAGGAAAATGTAATGCACTTAGCAgagttagcattagcattatcTCTTTACATCCATATAATATTTGATAAGTTTTTAATTACATTGTGTTACAgttaatgttagcattagccTCAATGTTAGCCTGTTtagcctcctccacacacagtgaacacagcttAACAAAGCAGAGCGCCACCtgcaggacagagagggagcAGAACAGAAAGTCCCCCGTCTGAcgtttattttctgtttgatgtCTGGAGTTTGGTGGAACAAACAAAATCCTGCTTAGTGTTTTCATTGTTGCACAGATGGACAAAAAGTAAAATCCTGAACGCTGAATTTAAACTTTCTGTTATGGATTTTGAAACTGAAAGACGTCAGATTGTAAAAGACATTTATTTCAGTTCTGACGAGGATTATTATAGACACTCCAATCAGAAGCTGCTGATGCTCATCAATTATTCATCATCAGAACGGACCATTCATCCGTTTTGGCCCTGAACAGTCTGAGCGTCTCAACAGAGCAGGTGCAGaaccaggaccaggaccagaACCAGGGACCACGAGCAGAACTCTACAGTTACCTGAGAGAGAGTCCGGAGAGGCGGGACTTTAGTCCAACAGGAAGCTCCGCCCCCTCCAAACACCGAACACATCACATTTACGTCACATTGACAGCCGAGCTCGGCAGGTCGAGAGCAGCTCTGTATTAAATAGCATTTATAGATAAATAgatttttcattgctttatactggtggatgttttttctattgactgaaaatgtgtaatttgattTAGTTTATTTAGTAACTTTAAACATTGCTGTTTTTaacttcattttcattttttattaagtCTGAAACCTCAGACATTTACTTTATGAAATAAATTCCCTTGATTTCGATCCTTAATGTTCAAATGCAGAAAATTATCAAATTTAATccgtttttttttaattgtttagtttaggtagtttttaattttgtaGTCAAGTAGTTTTTCACAGAAATGATCTATAATCAATTTTgaaaactaattattttatcgagtaaattctattttttataattttcctATGACTTCTCAgtcattttgttaaatatatattatatatttgtgtgaaatgtgtttctaTTATATTAGAAAAGtggtgcagctttaatttaaattcttatgaacttttaaacattttaaatttatgttatttttatttcgtAATTTAATGCCGTCTTGATTCGGTaagattaaatatttacatttctgtttctaATGGTTATTTTAATATCAAaattatatcattttaaacatttgtgtATTACTTTGTGAAATCTAAGTCAAACATCGCccagttttatatttattcattactttACTTAATTATGAGTTTATACTTTTTGTTCTACAGTTGAAAATGGTTTTAATCCCAGgtgaaaatacacatttgaaGTATCTGCAGCGGATACAAGACAAAACTTCTGCGTGTATCAGAGCCCAGAGTTTACCTTGTTGGCTTTCATTCATCATTAGTATTTACTAATCATCTAATCACTTCATGTTGTGCACGTGTCgttgttagcattagcattagccaCCTACCCGACCGTCTTGTGCGTCTCCATCAGCACCGTCCCATCGGCCCCTGGGAGCGGCATGGAGTTGTAGCGTACGTTAACCTGACTGCGACGCAGCAGCACTTCACGACCCATCTTTAACCCCTCGTACAGGACCGCCAACAGGAAGACGCCGATACACGCCCCGACCATCTCTGATTGGccgagaggaggaggagaggggaggggttAACGATGACAACGAGTGAGACGGGACACAAAACTACAACAAgccgttttaacatttattccttcAAACGTACTACTCtctatttaaaagctactagcacttattagttactagtaactattccagTCTTACTAAATTATTTTACTTCACTAGTAACAATTGATCAGATACTAACACTTTATTTTTAGTTAATAGTAACTAACTGCACATTTTTGCCATTGAAATCAATGGGGCTCGACAGTTTAGATATCACCTAtacattagttactagtaactatttccattttactagtcTGAATTATTTACATACTAGTGCCTATTCATTAGTCACTAAGAACTATTCCAAAAGATACTAGTAACATTTTCACTCTTACTAGTACATTTTTTGGG contains these protein-coding regions:
- the slc31a1 gene encoding high affinity copper uptake protein 1, which produces MDHTNHMNHMDHMNHMNHTTGGTHPHHTMAPPTTGHDHGGGGGDDGNNGGHGGMAMTFYFGYNNVELLFTGLLINSPGEMVGACIGVFLLAVLYEGLKMGREVLLRRSQVNVRYNSMPLPGADGTVLMETHKTVGQRMLSPAHFLQTLLHIVQVVVSYFLMLVFMTYNAYLCIAVAAGAGMGYFLFSWRKAVVVDITEHCH